The genomic window TTCCTATCGCCGCCATGCTTATTATCAGCGAGCTTCCCCCGTAACTCATGAAAGGAAGGGTAACGCCTGTTACAGGCATGACACCCATTGTCATACCAATATTCTGGACTATTTGATAAAGAAACATCGATATTATTCCAGATACCACAAGGGTTCCATATGCATCCTTGGAGTTTTTTGCCACGCTAAACATTCGGTGCAGCAGTATGAAATACAAAAGTATAAGGCATGCGCCTCCAATAAAACCCAGTTCTTCCACCAAAACCGCAAAAATAAAGTCGGTTTCCTGAACCGGTAAAAAATCGTATCTTGTCTGAGTTCCCATAAAAAGCCCTTTTCCGTTTAACTGCCCAGACCCAATAGTGATCTTTGATTGCCTGACATGATAATTGCCAGGCAAATCGGTGTTTGACGGGTTTAAAAAAGCATCTATCCTTCTTTTCTGATGGTCACCCATGAATCTATATGCAACAGGGATCATTGCTATTCCAAATGCCCCGCCTCCTATAAAAAATCTCCATGGCATACCTGCAACAAAAAGCATTCCTGCTGTAATGACTACAAAAACCAACGCACTACCAAGATCCGGCTGTATCAATATAAGCAATAAAAACGGCAATGGAAAAATGAGCGCCATCACTATTTCTCCTATGCTACCTATGTTGCCATAGCGGCTTTCCAAGAATTTTCCGTAGGACAATATGAATCCTATTTTTGCAAGCTCGGATGTCTGTATGTCTATAGGACCTATGTCAATCCAGCTTCTGGCTCCACCCCTTATAGCTCCCAATCCCGGTATATAGACCATAAGCAACATCAAAATCGATAATACATAAACAATTTTGTACAAATCTCCCAAATAATTATAGTCTACAGCAATCATAAAAAACATAACAACAAGTCCAAGCCCGAAGGCTATGGTTTGTACCTTTACCTGCCTTGTC from Peptostreptococcaceae bacterium includes these protein-coding regions:
- the rodA gene encoding rod shape-determining protein RodA, which encodes MFERKMLKHFDFILFITMVLIIALGIVIIASATHYTENGLTRQVKVQTIAFGLGLVVMFFMIAVDYNYLGDLYKIVYVLSILMLLMVYIPGLGAIRGGARSWIDIGPIDIQTSELAKIGFILSYGKFLESRYGNIGSIGEIVMALIFPLPFLLLILIQPDLGSALVFVVITAGMLFVAGMPWRFFIGGGAFGIAMIPVAYRFMGDHQKRRIDAFLNPSNTDLPGNYHVRQSKITIGSGQLNGKGLFMGTQTRYDFLPVQETDFIFAVLVEELGFIGGACLILLYFILLHRMFSVAKNSKDAYGTLVVSGIISMFLYQIVQNIGMTMGVMPVTGVTLPFMSYGGSSLIISMAAIGIVLGISIRRQKIKF